The DNA sequence CGCGCTCGCCTGCCAGTGAGCACATTACCGTCCTCCTAATGCGACTCTTCTTTCTCCCCCACTACGCTAGATttacgccacgtttctacagaaaaaaaaatacattttttattcagctcAACGTCATTTCGGCCTTTATCCTGCTCGGATGGATTCTCGAAGGAACCGAAACATCTTACGCGCTCCAGTCTGTGTCCCATCCGCGTAACGCTGTCCCGATCTTCACAGATgacgtttttttgtttgtttttaataacagGGGTTAGCTAAGGAAAtaccgttttgtttttttgttagcatTAGTGTAAAAAAGTCAGAACAAGTGCCAAATAGGTACTCTCTGGGGTATGGAAGTGCTGGCCTGGTCTCTCTCTTGCCTTGCCTGTGTCCGCAGTGTTTGGGGGGAAAGGTCAGTGCACGTCTGTGGTCTGTAGTGTGGGTCTGTGTTCTGCTAGTGTGGAGTAATACGCTGAGGACTTCCCTGTGGAGGATGGAGTCagggagaagtgtgtgtgtgtgtgtgtgtgtgtgtgtgtggggggggtggggggtgggggggttatgctGCGATAGGGGGGGCGTAGGCGCTCACTGCCCGTTTAATCGCAGCCCCTCCCCAAAATCGTCCCCCTTCTGTCCTTCCGGGGTGCAGGGCCGacacccgccccctcccccagcgccCACCTCGACCCCGGGCCCCAGcgggccggccccgccccccccggcggcggcggcggcggcgccctCCGCCGTCTCCAGcacggcctcctcctcctcctcctcgtcctcgggctcctcctcccccgggGCCCCACCCAgccgtggctccgccccctcggcggcgccgccgccgcccacgCCGCCGCCGGCCTCCGGCCCGGGGCTGTCCCCGTCCAGCCGCAGGTGAGTCCTCAGGCCCTCCTTGCGCAGCTCGCCGTACAGGCGCTGCTCCAGCGTCAGGCCCGAGGCGGCCAGGGACTTGAACTCCGCCTCGAAGGGCAGGGGCGGTCCCCCCGCCGCCtgggccccgcccacgcccagccccagccccgcccccagccccgcccccgccccgccccggtaCGCCTCCATCCCGTCCGGCAGCATGGACTTGATCTTGGGGAGCCAGCGCTTCCGCACGCGCCGGGCGTTGGTGCACATGTCCGCCGCGATCACGTTCATCTCGCTCTCCTTGAAGTTGGGCGCGAAGTTCTGACAGTAGACTGCGGGCGAGGAAGGAGGGGCcagagggggggagtgggggggggcagggagggagaggaggaggaggaggaggagaaaaagagagagggaggagataAACGAGAGGAGGGACAATGTCACACCGACATCTGGCTGAACCGCGTCGCGGCCGTTGGCATCAGCTACTCATCGGTCCGTCTGTACCGGACACAAAGGTGGACACCTGCCAACATAAACTAGCACGCTAATTACACAACGTCCACACGATTGCAACACGCCCATGAATCTTCCCAACGGCTGGCTTAACGCTGTGAATGCATTTCACTTCCTCAATAAAACACCCTTAATATTTGCCCAGATAACTGTCTCGGGCCTTCTGCTCTGTCTATGGTTTTTCTCTGACTTAGCCTCCTCCAGTGAATGTCGCCCAAATCCGAACCAGCCACTCGAAGTGGAACTGCTGTGTTTGAGGCTAAAGGGATTGCGGGATCAAATCCAGCTGGGGTATAGCTGCTGTGCCCCGGAGTGACTCAGCTTTGAAGTGTGCCTGTGACAGCGGCTGGTTACGGGACGTGCTGTTCGCGTCGAGCagattttggggtgggggtgggggttttggggCGGAGACTCACGTTTGACAGCGTTGAGAACGCGGCTGTCCAGCGGTTTCCGGCTCGGATCGCTGGTGGAGGACCGGATGCCCGTCCCGCAGCTGTTGGCCAGCGTGTTCCTGCATGTACCACAGCCGGCCACCAGAGGGCGACCAGCGCAACGCGCGTCAGACAAAAACCCAATGCAAACCGTCGTGCAACAAAAGCATTCATGGTCTGCTTTTTAAACAGCTACTTTGACccgaaataaaaaacatttttatcaacCAAATACATAAGAAATGTGTTACAACACCAGGTTGCCAGGTTCCAAGGCCCAATCCCGGCCTCTCATCTTCCCAAAACTCTTGAGTAGGTCAAAGGACGGTTCTCACCTGTCGAAAAAGGTGGCAAGAAGGCGACGCAGAAGCACTTTGTGCTTGATTCCGGCGCACAGGTGACAGTTCATCAGCTGCCCTCGGGTCATGAACACCCCGGTacctgggacagagagagagagagagagagagcgatggaaCTCTTCAGTGGAACTCCTGCCGTGTATCTGGttttctgacacaaaatggctgcccagGTGTGTGATAAACACGAGcgcaggggttcccaaactatAGGTCGTGACCTCACGTGGGGTTCGCCTGATTTAAGGAGGGGATCGTCTGAAaattttaggggaaaaaaaacaaaaacaaaaaacctgtcATTTTTTCACTCTTTAAAATTTGCGAATATAGGCTAGTACATGTCGAACATCAGGACAACCCAACTACCCAACTATAAGCAATTTCGCACAAGGGGTCATGCCTGTGTATCCTACATTGTGCTAGCCTGCGCACTCCtaaagtgctctgtgctgcactgtgctaGCCTGTGTATCCTACATTGTGCTAGCCTGTGTATCCAAGATTGCGTTAGCCTGTGTATCTTGCACTGTGCTCGCCTGTGTATTCCACATTGTGCTAGCCTAAGCACTCCTAAACCGCGTCATTCCCTTCGACCCTGTGCTGTACCTCCCACCAGCTCCAGCTTCTCTCCGGGGTCCCCCTCGGTGTAGAGTTTGGGGTGGCAGCGGTACCCTATCTGGCTGATGAGGCTGGCGGGCAGGGCCACCAGGTCCCGGCGAATCAGCACGCAGGACCGGCTCTCCAGCGACAGCGGCATGGCCGCCACGTCCGACTTGTCCGGGACTGGAGgacacggggggagggggggggggcggagcaagagcgggaacaggaaacaggaagacaGGATTCACCTCACAGACCCGTGACT is a window from the Anguilla anguilla isolate fAngAng1 chromosome 14, fAngAng1.pri, whole genome shotgun sequence genome containing:
- the LOC118213051 gene encoding nucleus accumbens-associated protein 2, with protein sequence MSQLLHVEIPNFGSTVLGSLNEQRLLGQYCDVSIVVKGQAFKAHRAVLAASSLYFRDLFSGSAKAQFELPSSVAPACFQQILSFCYTGKLTMAASEQLVVMYTAGYLQIQHIVERGMDLMFKANSPHCDSQTAAAEDPGSEPQSPSAHPAASVLGPPGWSPSVTGGARRIKLEGCEAPLGLQQGIGGGHRRGGAGEGGVLGGRLARAGGGGSLFYAGAFPGAQPYPQNPGERSSPGASSLPTTDSPTSYQNEDEEFEEEPYDVVGDEAYGQIYGRSANHYGVPDKSDVAAMPLSLESRSCVLIRRDLVALPASLISQIGYRCHPKLYTEGDPGEKLELVGGTGVFMTRGQLMNCHLCAGIKHKVLLRRLLATFFDRNTLANSCGTGIRSSTSDPSRKPLDSRVLNAVKLYCQNFAPNFKESEMNVIAADMCTNARRVRKRWLPKIKSMLPDGMEAYRGGAGAGLGAGLGLGVGGAQAAGGPPLPFEAEFKSLAASGLTLEQRLYGELRKEGLRTHLRLDGDSPGPEAGGGVGGGGAAEGAEPRLGGAPGEEEPEDEEEEEEAVLETAEGAAAAAAGGGGAGPLGPGVEVGAGGGGGCRPCTPEGQKGDDFGEGLRLNGQ